Sequence from the Nocardioides exalbidus genome:
GCCGACCGGCGGGTGCCATCCAGAGCTTCACCGCCTCCCCAGATGGAGGCGTGTCACGAGTAGCAAGCGCGACACGCCCGACCGCGGGGGTCGGAGGATGGCGGAGAGACAGGCGGTGCTCGCCCAACGGGGGCTGAGCGCCGAAACAGACCAGGCGTACGAGATCGAAGAGGACAGGGACCTATGGCGGGACAGAAGATCCGCATCAGGCTCAAGGCCTATGACCACGAGGTGATCGACACCTCGGCGCGGAAGATCGTGGACACCGTCACCCGCACGGGTGCGAAGGTCGCCGGCCCTGTGCCGCTGCCGACCGAGAAGAACGTGTACTGCGTCATCCGCTCGCCCCACAAGTACAAGGACTCCCGCGAGCACTTCGAGATGCGCACCCACAAGCGCCTCATCGACATCATCGACCCGACGCCGAAGACCGTCGACTCGCTGATGCGTCTCGACCTGCCTGCCGGTGTCGACATCGAGATCAAGCTCTGAGGCTGCTGAGATGACTTTCGAACGCAACGTGAAGGGGCTGCTGGGCACCAAGCTCGGCATGACCCAGCTCTGGGACGAGAACAACAAGGTCGTCCCCGTGACCGTGATCGCCGCGAGCACCAACGTGGTCACCCAGGTCCGCCAGCCCGAGGTGGACGGCTACAACGCCATCCAGGTCGGCTTCGGCGAGATCGAGGCCCGTAAGGTCAACTCGCCCGAGGCGGGTCACTTCTCCAAGGCCGGTGTCACGCCGCGTCGCCACGTCGCGGAGATCCGCACGGCCGACGCCGCGACCTACACCGTGGGCCAGGAGATCACCGTGGAGACCTTCGCCGCCGGCGAGGAGATCGACGTGACCGGCACCAGCAAGGGCAAGGGCTTCGCCGGAACCATGAAGCGTCACGGCTTCTCCGGTGTCTCCGCCTCGCACGGTGCCCACCGCAACCACCGCAAGCCGGGCTCCATCGGTGCCTGCGCCACGCCGGGTCGCGTGTTCAAGGGCACCCGCATGTCGGGCCGCATGGGCAACGACACGGTCACCACCCAGAACCTGACGGTGCACGCCGTCGACGCCGACAAGGGCCTGATCCTGATCAAGGGCGCCGTTCCCGGCCCCAAGAACGGTCTCGTGGTCCTCCGCTCGGCCGCCAAGAAGACGCAGGAGGCCTGAGCATGGCTGTCAAGACCGTCAAGGTCGACCTCCCCGCCGAGATCTTCGACGTCGAGGTCAACATCCCCCTGATCCACCAGGTCGTCGTGGCCCAGCAGGCCGCGGCCCGCCAGGGCACGCACTCGACCAAGCGTCGCGGCGAGGTCCGCGGCGGTGGCAAGAAGCCCTACAAGCAGAAGGGCACCGGTCGTGCCCGCCAGGGCTCGACCCGCGCGCCGCAGTTCGCCGGTGGTGGCATCGTGCACGGCCCCAAGCCGCGCGACTACGACCAGCGCACGCCGAAGAAGATGAAGGCCGCCGCCCTGCGCGGTGCCCTGTCCGACCGGGCGCGCAACGACCGCGTGCACGTGGTCGAGTCCCTGGTGTCGGGCGACAAGCCCTCCACCAAGGCCGCCCTCGCCACGCTGACGTCGCTGAGCGACCGCGTGGGCTACCTCGTGGTGCTCGAGCGCTCCGACGCGATCACCTGGCTCTCGCTGCGCAACGCGCCCGAGGTCCACATCGTCGCCGTCGACCAGCTCAACACCTACGACGTCATCGCCTCCGACGACGTGGTCTTCACGCAGGGCGCCTACGACGCCTTCGTGAACGGCACGAGCGCCGGCACCGCTGCTGCCCCGGCCACCAAGGCCGAGAAGCCCGCCGCGACCACCGAGGCCCCGGCCGAGGTCAAGGCGTTCGCCGACGTCCCGGCTGCCGACGAGGCCGCCGCCGACGAGGCGCCCGCCCTGCCCCAGGGTGCCAAGGCCCCGCTCAAGAGCGGCAAGGCCCCCAAGGGCTACGAGGTCAAGGGCAACGCCGACTCCGGTCTCTACCACGAGCCCGACGGCCAGTGGTACGACGCCACCGAGGCGGAGTTCTGGTTCAAGAGCGCCGAGGACGCCGAGGCCGCTGGCTTCACGCGCGCCGGTGGTGCGAAGGAGGACGACAAGTGAGCACCCTGCACAAGGACCACCGCGACATCCTGATCGCGCCGGTCGTGTCGGAGAAGAGCTACGGCCTGCTCGACGCGAACAAGTACACCTTCATCGTCCGCCCGGACGCCAACAAGACCGAGATCAAGATCGCGGTCGAGAAGGTCTTCGACGTCAAGGTCACCTCGGTCAACACGATCAACCGCCAGGGCAAGACGCGCCGCACCCGCTACGGCCTGGGCAAGCGTCCGAACACCAAGCGCGCGATCGTCAGCCTCGCCGAGGGTCACCGCATCGACATCTTCGGAGGTCCGGTCTCCTGACCGGGCTCCTGACTAGGAACTGACATGGCAATCCGCAAGTACAAGCCGACCACCCCGGGCCGTCGTGGCTCGTCCGTGGCCGACTTCGTCGAGATCACCCGGACCACGCCGGAGAAGTCGCTGACGCGCCCGCTGCCCAAGAACGGTGGCCGCAACAACCAGGGACGCATCACCACCCGCCACAAGGGTGGTGGCCACAAGCGTGCCTACCGCATCATCGACTTCCGTCGCTACGACAAGGACGGCGTGCCGGCCAAGGTCGCTCACATCGAGTACGACCCCAACCGCACCGCCCGCATCGCGCTGCTGCACTACGCCGACGGCGAGAAGCGCTACATCGTCGCCCCCAAGGGCCTCGAGCAGGGCACGCCGGTCGAGTCCGGCCCGAACGCCGACATCAAGCCCGGCAACAACCTGCCGCTGCGCAACATCCCCGTCGGCACCACGATCCACTGCGTGGAGCTCCGTCCGGGCGGCGGCGCCAAGATCGCCCGCTCGGCCGGCAACTCCGCCCAGCTCGTGGCCCGCGAGGGAAGCCGCGCGACGCTCCGCATGCCCTCGGGCGAGATGCGCTTCGTCGACGTGCGCTGCCGCGCGACCATCGGCGAGGTCGGCAACGCCGAGCAGTCCAACATCAACTGGGGCAAGGCCGGCCGCATGCGGTGGAAGGGCGTCCGCCCGACCGTCCGCGGTGTCGTCATGAACCCGGTCGACCACCCGCACGGTGGTGGTGAGGGCAAGACGTCCGGTGGTCGCCACCCCGTCTCGCCCTGGGGCCAGAAGGAAGGCCGTACGCGCAAGCGCAAGGCGTCCGACTCCCAGATCATCCGTCGTCGCAAGTCCGGCAAGGGTAGGAAGTAACCGACATGCCTCGCAGCCTGAAGAAGGGCCCCTTCGTCGACGACCACCTTCAGAAGAAGGTGGACGCCGAGAACGAGAAGGGCAGCCACAACGTCATCAAGACCTGGTCGCGCCGGTCGATGATCGTGCCCGACATGATCGGTCACACCATCGCCGTGCACGACGGTCGCAAGCACGTCCCGGTCTTCGTGACCGACTCCATGGTCGGCCACAAGCTCGGGGAGTTCGCCCCCACCCGCACCTACCGCGGACACGTCAAGGAAGACCGGAAGGGACGCCGTCGATGAGCACCACCGAGCGCAGCCGCACCAGTGCGCGCCGCGAGTCGCTGCTCGGCGACCAGCCGGGCGCGTTCGCCAGCGCACGCTACGTGCGGATCACCCCGATGAAGGCCCGCCGTGTCGTCGACATGGTCCGCGGGCTCCCGGTCGACGAGGCCCTCACCCTGCTGCAGTTCGCGCCGCAGGCCGCCTCCGAGACCGTCTACAAGGTGCTGGAGAGCGCCGTCGCCAACGCCGAGACGACCGAGGGCCTCAACCGGGCCGACCTGGTCCTCTCCGTCGCGATGGTCGACGAGGGCCCGACGATGAAGCGTTGGCGTCCGCGTGCCCAGGGCCGTGCCACCCGCATCAACAAGCGCACCAGCCACATCACCCTCGCGGTGCAGCCGGCCGACGCGCTCACCACGAAGAACGGAAAGGGTGCCTGATGGGCCAGAAGATCAACCCGAACGGCTTCCGCCTGGGCATCTCGACCGACCACAAGAGCCGTTGGTACGCCGACAAGCTCTACAAGTCGTACGTCGGCGAGGACGTCGCCATCCGCAAGCTGCTCTCCAAGGGCATGGAGCGGGCCGGCATCTCCAAGGTCGAGATCGAGCGCACGCGTGACCGCGTCCGTGTGGACATCCACACCGCGCGTCCCGGCATCGTCATCGGTCGCCGTGGCGCCGAGGCCGACCGCATCCGCGGCGAGCTCGAGAAGCTGACCGGCAAGCAGGTCCAGCTCAACATCCTCGAGGTCAAGCAGCCCGAGATCGACGCTCAGCTGGTCGCCCAGGGAGTCGCCGAGCAGCTCGCAGGTCGCGTGCAGTTCCGTCGCGCCATGCGCAAGGCCATGCAGACCTCGATGCGCTCCGGTGCCAAGGGCATCCGGATCCAGTGCTCGGGTCGTCTCAACGGCGCCGAGATGTCGCGCACGGAGTTCTACCGCGAGGGCCGCGTGCCCCTGCACACGCTCCGCGCCGACATCGACTACGGCTTCTACGAGGCCAAGACCACCTTCGGCCGCATCGGCGTGAAGGTCTGGATCTACAAGGGCGAGGTCGCCGGCACCCGTGCCGAGCGCCAGGCCCAGCAGGCCGCCCGCGCCGGTGCCCCCGGTCGCGGCGGTCGTCCCAACACCCGTGGCGGCGAGCGCCCGAGCCGTGGTTCGCGCGGCGACCGCGCCCCTCGCGCCGAGTCGAGCGAGGCTCCGGCCGAGGCCGCTCCCAACGCCGGATCGGAGGCCTGACCTCATGCTGATGCCCCGTCGCGTCAAGCACCGCAAGCAGCACCACCCCAAGCGCACCGGCGCTGCCAAGGGCGGCACGTCGCTCGCCTTCGGTGAGTTCGGCATCCAGGCGATCGAGGGTCACTACGTGACCAACCGACAGATCGAGTCGGCCCGTATCGCCATGACCCGCCACATCAAGCGTGGCGGCAAGGTCTGGATCAACATCTACCCGGACCGTCCGCTGACCAAGAAGCCGGCCGAGACCCGCATGGGTTCCGGCAAGGGTTCCCCCGAGTGGTGGGTTGCCAACGTCAAGCCCGGCCGCGTCATGTTCGAACTCTCCGGCGTGGACGAGACCGTCGCCCGCGAGGCCATGCGCCGCGCGATGCACAAGCTCCCCATGAAGTGCCGGTTCATCTCCCGTGAGGCCGGTGAATTCTGATGGCTACCAAGCTGAACGCCCACGAGCTCGACGAGCTCGACGCCACCGAGCTGGAGGCGAAGCTGCGCGAGGCCAAGGAGGAGCTGTTCAACCTCCGCTTCCAGGCGGCCACCGGCCAGCTGGACAGCCACGGCCGGCTCCGCGTGGTCAAGAAGGACATCGCCCGCATCTACACCGTGGTCCGCGAGCGCGAGCTCGGCATCCGCACCGCGCCGGGCACCAACGAAGAGGCGAAGGCATGAGCGAGAACGTAGTTGAGCGCAACCAGCGCAAGGTCCGCGAGGGCCTGGTCGTGAGCGACAAGATGGACAAGACCATCGTCGTCGCTGTCGAGGACCGCGTGAAGCACGCGCTCTACGGCAAGGTCCTGCGCAAGACGTCGCGCCTGAAGGCCCACGACGAGACCAACCAGTGCGGCATCGGCGACCGGGTCCTCATCATGGAGACCCGTCCGCTGTCGGCCACCAAGCGCTGGCGCCTCGTCGAGGTGCTCGAAAAGGCCAAGTGACCTCAGGCCCCGCCGGGCCTCGAGCACAAGTTTCCACATATCAGTTCGGCCAGGCTCGCTCCCCGCTGAGGGGGCGAGAACCAGCTCGACAACCAGGAGAAATCAATGATCCAGCAGGAGTCGCGACTCAAGGTCGCCGACAACACCGGTGCGAAGGAGATCCTCTGCATCCGTGTTCTCGGTGGCTCTGGCCGTCGCTACGCCGGCATCGGTGACGTCATCGTCGCCACCGTCAAGGACGCGATCCCCGGTGGCAACGTCAAGAAGGGCGACGTCGTCAAGGCCGTCATCGTGCGCACCGTCAAGGAGCGTCGCCGCGCCGACGGTTCCTACATCCGCTTCGACGAGAACGCCGCCGTCATCCTCAAGAACGACGGCGAGCCCCGTGGCACGCGCATCTTCGGCCCCGTCGGCCGCGAGCTGCGCGAGAAGCGCTTCATGAAGATCATCTCGCTCGCCCCCGAGGTGCTGTGAGAGATGGGTAAGGACATGAACATCAAGAAGGGCGACACCGTCAAGGTGATCGCTGGCAAGGACAAGGGTGCCCAGGGCAAGGTCATCTCGGTCCTCCGCGAGGAGGACCGCGTGATCGTCGAGGGCGTCAACCTCGTCAAGCGCCACACCAAGTCGGTTCAGCAGACCAACACCACCGGCGGCATCATCACGCGTGAGGCGCCGATCCACGTCTCCAACGTGATGCTGGTCGAGGGTGACGGCGTCACCCGCATCGGCTTCCGCCGCGACGAGGTCACCAAGCGTCGCCCCGACGGGTCGACCTACAGCGCCACCCGCTCGGTCCGCGTGTCCCGCAAGACCGGCAAGGAGATCTGAGATGGCCGAGACCACCACCGAGATCCCGCGTCTCAAGGCGCGCTACCGCGAGGAGATCATCCCCGCGCTGCGCTCCGAGTTCGAGATCGCCAACATCATGCAGGTCCCCGGCCTGACCAAGATCGTGGTCAACATGGGTGTCGGCGAGGCTGCTCGCGACTCCAAGCTGATCGAGGGCGCCATCCGCGACCTCACCGCGATCACCGGCCAGAAGCCGGCCGTGACC
This genomic interval carries:
- the rpsJ gene encoding 30S ribosomal protein S10, which produces MAGQKIRIRLKAYDHEVIDTSARKIVDTVTRTGAKVAGPVPLPTEKNVYCVIRSPHKYKDSREHFEMRTHKRLIDIIDPTPKTVDSLMRLDLPAGVDIEIKL
- the rplC gene encoding 50S ribosomal protein L3 — encoded protein: MTFERNVKGLLGTKLGMTQLWDENNKVVPVTVIAASTNVVTQVRQPEVDGYNAIQVGFGEIEARKVNSPEAGHFSKAGVTPRRHVAEIRTADAATYTVGQEITVETFAAGEEIDVTGTSKGKGFAGTMKRHGFSGVSASHGAHRNHRKPGSIGACATPGRVFKGTRMSGRMGNDTVTTQNLTVHAVDADKGLILIKGAVPGPKNGLVVLRSAAKKTQEA
- the rplD gene encoding 50S ribosomal protein L4, whose amino-acid sequence is MAVKTVKVDLPAEIFDVEVNIPLIHQVVVAQQAAARQGTHSTKRRGEVRGGGKKPYKQKGTGRARQGSTRAPQFAGGGIVHGPKPRDYDQRTPKKMKAAALRGALSDRARNDRVHVVESLVSGDKPSTKAALATLTSLSDRVGYLVVLERSDAITWLSLRNAPEVHIVAVDQLNTYDVIASDDVVFTQGAYDAFVNGTSAGTAAAPATKAEKPAATTEAPAEVKAFADVPAADEAAADEAPALPQGAKAPLKSGKAPKGYEVKGNADSGLYHEPDGQWYDATEAEFWFKSAEDAEAAGFTRAGGAKEDDK
- the rplW gene encoding 50S ribosomal protein L23 produces the protein MSTLHKDHRDILIAPVVSEKSYGLLDANKYTFIVRPDANKTEIKIAVEKVFDVKVTSVNTINRQGKTRRTRYGLGKRPNTKRAIVSLAEGHRIDIFGGPVS
- the rplB gene encoding 50S ribosomal protein L2, which codes for MAIRKYKPTTPGRRGSSVADFVEITRTTPEKSLTRPLPKNGGRNNQGRITTRHKGGGHKRAYRIIDFRRYDKDGVPAKVAHIEYDPNRTARIALLHYADGEKRYIVAPKGLEQGTPVESGPNADIKPGNNLPLRNIPVGTTIHCVELRPGGGAKIARSAGNSAQLVAREGSRATLRMPSGEMRFVDVRCRATIGEVGNAEQSNINWGKAGRMRWKGVRPTVRGVVMNPVDHPHGGGEGKTSGGRHPVSPWGQKEGRTRKRKASDSQIIRRRKSGKGRK
- the rpsS gene encoding 30S ribosomal protein S19, which gives rise to MPRSLKKGPFVDDHLQKKVDAENEKGSHNVIKTWSRRSMIVPDMIGHTIAVHDGRKHVPVFVTDSMVGHKLGEFAPTRTYRGHVKEDRKGRRR
- the rplV gene encoding 50S ribosomal protein L22; translated protein: MSTTERSRTSARRESLLGDQPGAFASARYVRITPMKARRVVDMVRGLPVDEALTLLQFAPQAASETVYKVLESAVANAETTEGLNRADLVLSVAMVDEGPTMKRWRPRAQGRATRINKRTSHITLAVQPADALTTKNGKGA
- the rpsC gene encoding 30S ribosomal protein S3 → MGQKINPNGFRLGISTDHKSRWYADKLYKSYVGEDVAIRKLLSKGMERAGISKVEIERTRDRVRVDIHTARPGIVIGRRGAEADRIRGELEKLTGKQVQLNILEVKQPEIDAQLVAQGVAEQLAGRVQFRRAMRKAMQTSMRSGAKGIRIQCSGRLNGAEMSRTEFYREGRVPLHTLRADIDYGFYEAKTTFGRIGVKVWIYKGEVAGTRAERQAQQAARAGAPGRGGRPNTRGGERPSRGSRGDRAPRAESSEAPAEAAPNAGSEA
- the rplP gene encoding 50S ribosomal protein L16, translating into MLMPRRVKHRKQHHPKRTGAAKGGTSLAFGEFGIQAIEGHYVTNRQIESARIAMTRHIKRGGKVWINIYPDRPLTKKPAETRMGSGKGSPEWWVANVKPGRVMFELSGVDETVAREAMRRAMHKLPMKCRFISREAGEF
- the rpmC gene encoding 50S ribosomal protein L29, with the protein product MATKLNAHELDELDATELEAKLREAKEELFNLRFQAATGQLDSHGRLRVVKKDIARIYTVVRERELGIRTAPGTNEEAKA
- the rpsQ gene encoding 30S ribosomal protein S17 — translated: MSENVVERNQRKVREGLVVSDKMDKTIVVAVEDRVKHALYGKVLRKTSRLKAHDETNQCGIGDRVLIMETRPLSATKRWRLVEVLEKAK
- the rplN gene encoding 50S ribosomal protein L14, with the protein product MIQQESRLKVADNTGAKEILCIRVLGGSGRRYAGIGDVIVATVKDAIPGGNVKKGDVVKAVIVRTVKERRRADGSYIRFDENAAVILKNDGEPRGTRIFGPVGRELREKRFMKIISLAPEVL
- the rplX gene encoding 50S ribosomal protein L24 translates to MNIKKGDTVKVIAGKDKGAQGKVISVLREEDRVIVEGVNLVKRHTKSVQQTNTTGGIITREAPIHVSNVMLVEGDGVTRIGFRRDEVTKRRPDGSTYSATRSVRVSRKTGKEI